The Pseudodesulfovibrio cashew genomic sequence GGCCGCGATGGCGAAGGCCAGGCCGACCAGGACCGCGATCTGCATGGATTCGGCCCAGAAACCCAGCGGGATGCCGAGCAGGCCCACCAGGACCGAGGAGGCGCGGGCGACCATGACGCGGGAGCGCTCGGGCATGTTCGGGTTGAAGACGTTGACCACCAGGTCGTGGCCGATGGCGCCGGAGCAGGCGATGATCAGGCCGGCCACGGTGGAGAGGATAGCCGCGAAGGCTCCGGCCACGACGATGCCGAGCAGGATCTGTCCGCCGAAGTGGGAGCCGGCGACCGGGACGGCCAGGTTCTTGCCGTTGGCAGCCAGCCACTTCATCAGGTGCGGGGAGACGCCGAGGGCCTCGCCCTGAAGATAGGTGTAACGGACCACGTGGCCGACGTAGGGGCTCAGGATGTAGAACATGCCGATGAGGAGCAGGACGTAGATGACGGTCTTGCGGGCGGCCTTGCCATCGGGCGCGGTGTAGAAGCGCACGAGGATGTGGGGCAGACCGGCGGTGCCAAACATGAGGGCCAGGAGCAGGGACAGGGTGTCCTTGAGGTTGGTCAGCCAGAAGGCCGGGCTGGTGTAGGCCGCGCCGTCGAACATCTTGCCGGTTTCCGGGTCAGGCCCCTTGAAGGTCGCAAGGAAGTTGACCACGTCGGTGTAGGTGTAGCCCTTGACCATGAAGGGAATGAAGGCGAGCAGGAACATTGCGCCGAACAGGATCCAGAACTGGACCAACTGGTTGACAGTGGTCGCCTTCATGCCGCCCACAGTGACGTAGAAAGTGATGATGCAGGCGATAATCACGATGGAAGTGCCGTAGTCCAGATTCAGGAGCAGGCCCATGACCTTGCCTGCGCCGAGCATCTGCGGGGCCATGTAGAAGAGCGAGATGAAGAGGACGCCGATGACGCCGAGGATGCGCGCTGTCTTGGAATGGAACCGCTCGGACACGAAGTCGGGCACGGTGTAGCGGCCGAACTTGCGCAGGGGGCTGGCCAGGAACAGGAGCAGGGCGATATATCCCACGAAGAAGCCCAGAGCATAGATGATGCCGTCAAATCCGAACAGGAAGGCGACGCCTGCGACGCCCAGGAATGAGGCCGCAGACAGGTAGTCCGAGGAGATGGCGGAAGCGTTGATGAACGAGTTGACCTTGCGTCCGGCCAGATAGTAGTCCGCCGACGTTTTCTGGCTGCGGAACATGAAGGTGGTCACGATGGTAAAGGCCAGCATGCATCCGATGAGGATGAGGGCCATGACAGGTATTTGGTATCCGGCTTCCATGTTACTCCTCCCCGAAGGTGGCTTCGATTTCGTCTTCCATGGCGTTGGCCTTGCCCACGTACCAGATGAACAGGCCCCAGGTGATGGGGTAGACCGCGATGGCCACGAGCCAGTAGTGCAGCGGGAAATCGAGGATAGACACCTGGGCCACCGCGTCTCCCAGCAGGTAGACGAGCAGGAAGATGGAGATGACGAACGCGAAGTATGGAATGCCCACACCGAGCGCTATGGCCAGTTGCCGTTTTCGGATCATGTCGATTTGGTTCATGGTTTACCCCCTCTGTTTGGTTGGTGTGTTTGCCGTTGAAGCCCTTTTACAGTAGAGAAAATGAAGGGAGCATCGTATTTCAGGTAAACGGTCAAACTGATCCGGTCGGAGCGGAAGCGGTCGTTTTGCTCCCGGTTAGCGGGCGTTTTGTCCCGATCAATGGTTCTCAATAAGCCCGAGGAGCCCACTTTGTGCGGTCAGGCGGCGGATAACCACCCGGCAGGGGTGACGGTAAACGGTTCATATGGCACGCCCAACGGACTGGACGGCGAACTGCTGGTCATGGCGCGCGAGGGGCGGCTGACCGGAATCCGGCGTACGCGTGCCGATCTGGTGGAGGACTGGCTGGACCGGGGCATGACCGCCGAGGAGACCTGCAAGCGGTTGTCGGCCTATAACCGGTCCGTGACTCTGGCCGTACTCGAGGCGCATGCCGAGAATCATCCGTGGCTGCGCGAGTGTGCATTTCTGGAATTCGGCTCCGGCGGTCGCGACGAGCAGGTTCTGGGCTCGGATCAGGACAACGGGCTGCTGCTGCGCGTCGATCCGGACCTTGAGGAGCTGGAGAGCGCGGCCCAGTCCGTGGTAATGGCCCTGGACGGCGCGGGCATGCCCTTGTGCGGCGGCGGGGTGATGATTTCAAACCCCTTGTGGCGCGGCGATTTCGACCAGTGGCTGCACCGTCTGACCGGCTGGCTCTCCAACCCGGCGGAAAAGGGAGCCTGGCAGTCTGGCCTCATTCTTGATTTTCGGTCCGTGTTCGGACCGAAGCGGGATGTCCTGCTCTTGCGCCAGCGGTTGTGGGAATATGTGCGGACCAAGCCCCTCGCCCTGGCTCTGTTGGTGGACGAACTGACCAATTACCGGCTTCCCCTGACCTTCTATGGCGCGTTTGTCACCGAGAAGGACGGGCCGTGGCAGGGGTTCCTCGACATCAAGCATTCGGTTCTGGCCCATCTGACCAACAGCGCGCGCATCCTGGCCCTCAAGTATGACATCATGCCACCCAACACCTGCGACCGGCTCCGCGCCCTGGCTGAGGTGGGGCATGTCTCCTCCGGTCATGCAAAAGCCCTTCTTGATTCCTGGGACTATCTCCAGCGCAAGCGGCTGACCATTGGTCTCGCCTGCGAGCGGGAATCCGTTTCGCCTCATAACTATGTCCGGCCGAGCGCCATGGACGCAGAAGAAAAGGCGCAGCTCAAGGCGGCTATCCACGCCGTGGAAAAGCTGGTTCACCTCGTTCAGGCCGGTTCCGGCCTCTGATCGGCTCCGATCTTGCAAAGCTTCAGGCGGCGACGGGGAATTGACATCCCCCCATCATATATAAAGGATATGACCGCGTGAACGTTCTCATTATCAACCTGACCCGTTTCGGCGACCTGATCCAGACCCAACCCGTGATCTCCGGCCTTGTGGAGCAGGGGCACCGTGTCGGTTTGGTCTGTC encodes the following:
- a CDS encoding cation acetate symporter codes for the protein MEAGYQIPVMALILIGCMLAFTIVTTFMFRSQKTSADYYLAGRKVNSFINASAISSDYLSAASFLGVAGVAFLFGFDGIIYALGFFVGYIALLLFLASPLRKFGRYTVPDFVSERFHSKTARILGVIGVLFISLFYMAPQMLGAGKVMGLLLNLDYGTSIVIIACIITFYVTVGGMKATTVNQLVQFWILFGAMFLLAFIPFMVKGYTYTDVVNFLATFKGPDPETGKMFDGAAYTSPAFWLTNLKDTLSLLLALMFGTAGLPHILVRFYTAPDGKAARKTVIYVLLLIGMFYILSPYVGHVVRYTYLQGEALGVSPHLMKWLAANGKNLAVPVAGSHFGGQILLGIVVAGAFAAILSTVAGLIIACSGAIGHDLVVNVFNPNMPERSRVMVARASSVLVGLLGIPLGFWAESMQIAVLVGLAFAIAASTFFPVLVMGVWWPKMTKNGACAGLAVGIIGSFFMILGKSMLPEFLQYKNPGGFVMILSFLAIYAASKLEYSAKGEDALPPDTDEVMAVLHGPEKA
- a CDS encoding putative nucleotidyltransferase substrate binding domain-containing protein; the protein is MVLNKPEEPTLCGQAADNHPAGVTVNGSYGTPNGLDGELLVMAREGRLTGIRRTRADLVEDWLDRGMTAEETCKRLSAYNRSVTLAVLEAHAENHPWLRECAFLEFGSGGRDEQVLGSDQDNGLLLRVDPDLEELESAAQSVVMALDGAGMPLCGGGVMISNPLWRGDFDQWLHRLTGWLSNPAEKGAWQSGLILDFRSVFGPKRDVLLLRQRLWEYVRTKPLALALLVDELTNYRLPLTFYGAFVTEKDGPWQGFLDIKHSVLAHLTNSARILALKYDIMPPNTCDRLRALAEVGHVSSGHAKALLDSWDYLQRKRLTIGLACERESVSPHNYVRPSAMDAEEKAQLKAAIHAVEKLVHLVQAGSGL